The genomic stretch GCCGCCAAGCGCGCCGTCGCACATCATCGCCAATGAAGACTACCTGCAAACCGGATGGAGCCGCGGGCTGATTAACACATTTATGACCTATGACGACGGCGATTCGTACACGGTGTATCTCGATATGCCGCCTCACGTGAAAGCATTCGTCGCCCATTATTATGGCATCTTTGACCCGGCGTCCGCCCAGCCATTGTTAGACGAAGCCATCAGCGAACAGTTGCAATTTTCGCCTTTGGCGCGCGGCGAAATGGCGTTGGAACGCGAAAACAACGATTCCCCGGGAGACGCTCAGCCCCTTGATGTTGGACGCCCGGTTTTAGGGGCGCTATCGTGGCATTCTCCAGTTACGGGAGATAGGCAAGAGAGTTTGCAAGACCAGGAGGATTGGTACGCGTTCAATGTAAACGCAAGCGACGTTGGGCGCACTCTAGTCGCAGAACTCTCGATTGGTTCCGTATTTCGCCAGAATTTCACTTCGACCTTTAACGGCGTGACCTTTGTCGGCGACGCGGAAATTCACATCATTGATCCGTCTGGCAACGAGACGGTCAGTTTTGACGATGAATTTCCATTTGAAACATTAGAGACCCTTGAAGCGGGAACCTATTTCATTGGCGTCACGGGTTCGTCAAACGACTCCAGGCCGACTTACAAAGATTATGTGTTGACGGTTTCGTACGACGACGGTTTGCCTTCCAGCGATCCGACGTTTACACCGACGCCCTCGCCAACGGTATTTTCAGTTGTTGGAACCCCGGTCCCGTTTCAGTATGAGTTTGACCTCGCGGTAGAAAATGTGTATGTAATCGACGGCAGTGGGGATTTCAATAGTTCTGCGATTGATGACATCCAAGCGCGCCAAAATATTAAGTTCGTTGCTAAAGTGAGAAATATTGGTAAAAAGGATATCCCCAATTACACCATTGAGTGTTGGGTGAATGGCGACCGTTTTACTACAGGGCAAATGCCAAGCGCTTTGCCGCCCAATTCTTCTCAAATTTGGACATCACAAGACACCAACAGCCTGAACAACGGCATTCATACGGTCGAGTGGCGGGTCATTCCCGGTGCGGACGATAATTCTGCGAACGATTCAATCACGCATACATTCGCGGTTGGAAACGCCGTGCTTCCGACGGATACGCCGACGCCTGCGCCGCCAACCAATACGCCCGTTCCACCGACGCCGACGCCCGTGCCGCCAACGAACACGCCGTTGGTCTTACCGACATCAACGCCGACGATTCCGGCTTCTGGTGGATTGCAACCCTTGGTTGAATATAACTTCGACCAAGCAACGCTGGCGGCGAACGGCTGGTCTGAATTGCCGGGTGGATTTACTGGCGCTGTCGCCGGTCAGTTCGCGATGACGGCGCTTTCACCGCAAATTCTTCCGCAATCCTCAGACGGCTTGGGGCTGGCGATTCGTGTTGCGCCCGGCGATGTTGGCTTCATGTTTTCTTCGCAGGCGGTTGATGGCGGGGGAGACCCGTTGTTAATCCGCGCCCTGATGCGGGCTGATTTTCCCAATGCCTCGGTTGCGATCGGCGCCTTACGCGGCGGGTTAACGGTGGCAGGTTCATTCGATGGTTCAATTGCGCTCAACTTCCCAACCACGGCGCAGCAACTGGTTGATGGTTCCACCTGGATGAGCATTGTTTACCAACCCGACCAGGGAACCATTATCAATCCAATCTTACAGGTCGCGAATTCCGGCGCTGCGGGTGATCCGAACGTAACGGTGTTTGTTGATAAAATTGAAATATACCGATTGGCAAAAGGCAGTTCATCGCTGGCTGATTTGCTGCGAACTGAACCATAAACGATACGTGAAATCATTGATGCAAAAGAGCGCGGTCACAAGCCGCGCTCTTTTTTTATTCATCTAGCGTATTGGCTTCAAATGAGACAACGTGGTCGTGTTCGATTTGAAAATCAATCTGAATGGGGCGGCAGCAGACCTCACAGTCTTCGACATACGATTGAACATCAACCGAGAGGTCAATCACTGCGCTGATGCGCTGCCAGCAGTAGGGGCATGTATATTCAAATTCTTCTTGCATGATTGAATGAACTTTAGTGTGTGGCCATTCGGCTTGAGGACGCTCATAGAATCACCCCAAAGCCGGATGCGTACATTTTCTATTTATTGAACGCCCAGCGCTTGAAAAATGCCGATCATAAATTGCGGCAGGTCGTCGGGTTTACGGCTCGAAACAAAATGGCGATCGACCACAACCGGCGCGTCTTCAAAAATCGCGCCTGCATTTTCCAGGTCGTCTTTGATGCCCGGCGATCCGGTTACGCGTACGCCCTTATACGCCTTGGCTGAAATGGGGATCCATCCGCCGTGGCAGATCGCAGCAACCAGTTTGCCCGCGTCAGCGAATTCTTTGACTAACGATAACACCTTCGCGTCGCGCCGTAATTTGTCGGGCATGAAGCCGCCGGGGCAGACCACGCCGTCAAAGTCGGATGCGTTCATGTCCCCAATCGCAGCATCGGATTTGCAGGGATAGCCGTTCTTGCCTTGATAGACAACGCCCGCCTGCGGCCCCGCGAGCACAACCTCAGCCCCTGCTTCTTCCAGGCGATATTTGGGATACCACAGTTCCAGGTCTTCATAAATATCGCCGACGAAAAATAGAAAGCGCTTGCCGCGTAATGGATAATCGGTCATCAAAGTCTCCTATTGAGTTGCGACGCAATACAACCGCTCTGCTGTACGGATCAAAAAATAATCGTCGCCGAACGCGAACGATGAGCGGATCGGCGCTTTGCCCATTTCGATCTGGCTGAGCAGTTTAAACTCATCGCCGTCTTCCATAACGTAAAATCGTCCGCTCTCATTATGGGCGAATATTTTTCCATCAGCGATGGTGGGCGAGGCGCGCATAACCACATCGCTATCAAGATCGCCCTTCCAGATGGTTTCGCCTGTTTTTGCGTTCAGTTTGGTTATGACGTGGCGGTCTCCGTCGAGCACATACAAATGTCCATCATGGTAAGCGGAAGTGCAAACGTCAGGCGGCGCGTCTTTGAATTGCCATGCAATTTGCTCATCGCCGACGGTTCCAGTTGCGCCCGCTTTGAGTGCGAACAACGGTTCGCGCTTGGGCGCCGCGACGTAGATCATCCCACCGCCTGCAACCGGCGACGGTACGATGCGCCAATGGCCGACTTTACGCGGGTTATATTCGCCCCAGCGCCAGATTTCTTTGCCTGTTTCTGGATCGTGGCCGGTGGCGTAGTCTGCGCCGAAGAGCACAATTTCTTCGCGACCGTTTGTGGTTAGTGGGATGGGCGTTGTATAGGCTTCCAGCGATTCCGCCTTGGCGTCGGAAGGGCGTTCTTCTTTGAAAATGTCTTTGCCCGTCGCCGGGTCAATCGCAATCAGGAAAGAGGCGGGATTGCGTTGTAAAATTGTAATGTAGAGTTTGTCTTTATATAGCAACGGGCTGGAGGCGTATCCAAATTGGACGCTGAAACGGCCCATTTCTTTTACGAGATTGCGTTGCCAGAGAATCTTGCCGTCTAAGTCCAATACGGCGAGGTCGCCTGAACCGAACAAAAAGACGACATGCTTGCCGTCTGTCGCTGGCGAGGGCGATGCCATGTTTTGGCGGCGGTTTCCTCCGGGATCAATACCGAGCGTCTGGCGCCAGAGTTCCGTCCCGGTTTTCGCGTTGATGCACAGCCCCAACAAATCGCCGGACCGCTCATCGCGGGACGCGACGAAGATTTTGTCGCCCCAGATGATGGGCGTGGCCGCGCTTTCGCCGGGTAGGTTGGCGATCCAACGCATGTTGTCGGTTTGGCTCCAGGTATGGGGCAGGTTCTTGGCGTTAGCCGCTCCGTTAAAATCCGGCCCGCGCCATTGCGGCCAATTTTCTGCGCTTACCGCCAGTTGGAAGCAACATCCACAAATAAGAATAAACAAATACATTGACCATTGTTTCATGGCTGCCCCTCGATTCGCTTTGGTTTCGGTTTCAAAATGAAAAACAAAGATGAAGAATGCGTCATGCAGTGATTAAGTCGCAGGCGTATATTACATTGTTCCATCGTGTTGGCTATAGAACAAAGGAAACGGAATGAAGAAAACGATTATAATTTTGATCCCACCGTCTGAGGGCAAGGCGCCCGGCGGCGAGGGCAAACCGATTCAACCCAATAAAGACGCTCGCGAAATGCTCAAGCGCTTACATGGCTACGACGGCGAATGGGGCAAGTTATTAGGCGTGAAAGGCAAGGCGCTGGATGCCGCGCTCGAAGCCAACGCGTCTATCTTGAAATCGCCGACGCTGCCCGCGATTGAGCGATACAGCGGCGTAGTGTATGACGGCATCGACTATGCTTCGATGAAGGCGTCGGCGCGTCGGACGTTTGACGAGCGCGTACGCATCGTGTCGGCGCTATTCGGATTAGTCCAACCGCAAGATTTGATTCCCAATTACAAATTAAAAATAGACAAACTCAACGCCGCCGCCTATTGGAAGCCGATCATCGTCAAGCAGTTAAAAGACTCATTCGTGATCGACCTGCTGCCGCAGGCGCACCATAAGGCGGTTGGGTATCCCGATGGAATTCGAGTGGATTTCGTCTGTGAAAAAAACGGAAAACGCAAACCTGCCGGACACTTTGGCAAGTTAATCAAAGGCCGCTTTGTGCGTTGGCTATGCGAAAACAAACTCGCCGATCCAAAGCGCTTTTCGTCATTCGATGAAGACGGCTACCGATGGAACGGCGAGTGTTTTATCAAAGTTGAATGTTAAGTTAGACCTTATCTCAAAATTACTTGATCTATCGTTGCGTCAGGCCAGGGTACAACTCTGCTCGCTTCAGTGCGGGCTTTTATGCCCTTATACACAGGCGCTCCCAGAGTTGCACCCTGGCCTGAATTGGCTTTTGTTGATACGTCTGTTCTTTTCGGAATCATTTTTTGATAGGGCTCTCCAGCGTCTTTAAACACCGCACCATGGCGCGACCGTTGTGGTAGGGCGAT from Candidatus Hinthialibacter antarcticus encodes the following:
- a CDS encoding CPXCG motif-containing cysteine-rich protein, which translates into the protein MQEEFEYTCPYCWQRISAVIDLSVDVQSYVEDCEVCCRPIQIDFQIEHDHVVSFEANTLDE
- a CDS encoding type 1 glutamine amidotransferase domain-containing protein; translation: MTDYPLRGKRFLFFVGDIYEDLELWYPKYRLEEAGAEVVLAGPQAGVVYQGKNGYPCKSDAAIGDMNASDFDGVVCPGGFMPDKLRRDAKVLSLVKEFADAGKLVAAICHGGWIPISAKAYKGVRVTGSPGIKDDLENAGAIFEDAPVVVDRHFVSSRKPDDLPQFMIGIFQALGVQ
- a CDS encoding PQQ-binding-like beta-propeller repeat protein, yielding MKQWSMYLFILICGCCFQLAVSAENWPQWRGPDFNGAANAKNLPHTWSQTDNMRWIANLPGESAATPIIWGDKIFVASRDERSGDLLGLCINAKTGTELWRQTLGIDPGGNRRQNMASPSPATDGKHVVFLFGSGDLAVLDLDGKILWQRNLVKEMGRFSVQFGYASSPLLYKDKLYITILQRNPASFLIAIDPATGKDIFKEERPSDAKAESLEAYTTPIPLTTNGREEIVLFGADYATGHDPETGKEIWRWGEYNPRKVGHWRIVPSPVAGGGMIYVAAPKREPLFALKAGATGTVGDEQIAWQFKDAPPDVCTSAYHDGHLYVLDGDRHVITKLNAKTGETIWKGDLDSDVVMRASPTIADGKIFAHNESGRFYVMEDGDEFKLLSQIEMGKAPIRSSFAFGDDYFLIRTAERLYCVATQ
- the yaaA gene encoding peroxide stress protein YaaA gives rise to the protein MKKTIIILIPPSEGKAPGGEGKPIQPNKDAREMLKRLHGYDGEWGKLLGVKGKALDAALEANASILKSPTLPAIERYSGVVYDGIDYASMKASARRTFDERVRIVSALFGLVQPQDLIPNYKLKIDKLNAAAYWKPIIVKQLKDSFVIDLLPQAHHKAVGYPDGIRVDFVCEKNGKRKPAGHFGKLIKGRFVRWLCENKLADPKRFSSFDEDGYRWNGECFIKVEC